One window of the Sparus aurata chromosome 17, fSpaAur1.1, whole genome shotgun sequence genome contains the following:
- the fbxo32 gene encoding F-box only protein 32, whose translation MPFLGQDWRSPGQSWVKTEEGWKKTTANEKNNNVSVQSFCKAEEEEECFNKENLLLSLGYDMAAKKRKKDLMNNNTKVPYFHREKWIYVHKGSTKERHGYCTLGEAFNRLDFCSAIKDTRRFNYVVRLLELIAKSQLPSLSGVAQKNYMNILERVVQKVLDDQQNVRPIKELLKTLYISLCGLVQDMGKSVLVGNINTWVHRMENIMQWQQRLDNIQINRPTSTGMTLTELPISLQLNIMQRLSDGRDLVSLGQVCPELGALTEDRLLWKKLCQYHFTDRQIRKRLMVSDKGHLEWKKMYFKLSRCYPHREEYSDTLHFCTHCHILFWKDTNHPCTANNPESCTMSLSPQDFINLFNF comes from the exons ATGCCTTTCCTCGGACAGGACTGGAGGTCACCGGGTCAGAGTTGGGTTAAAACCGAGGAGGGATGGAAAAAGACAACGGCAAACGAGAAAAACAACAACGTCTCCGTGCAGAG CTTCTGCaaagccgaggaggaggaggagtgtttCAACAAGGAGaacctgctgctctctctcgGCTACGACATGGCTgccaagaagaggaaaaaagaccTCATGAACAACAACACCAAGGTCCCCT ATTTCCACAGGGAGAAGTGGATTTATGTTCATAAAGGAAGCACCAAGGAG CGCCACGGATATTGTACACTGGGAGAGGCCTTCAACCGCTTGGATTTCTGCAGCGCCATCAAGGACACGAGGAGATTTAATTACGTCGTCCGA ctcctggAGCTTATCGCCAAGTCCCAGCTCCCCTCGCTCAGCGGTGTGGCGCAGAAGAACTACATGAATATTCTGGAGAGAGTGGTACAGAAAG TTCTCGATGACCAGCAGAACGTCCGGCCCATCAAGGAGCTGCTGAAGACACTCTACATCTCGCTGTGTGGTCTCGTGCAGGACATGGGCAAGTCGGTCCTGGTGGGGAACATCAACACCTGGGTGCATCGCATGGAGAACATCATGCAATGGCAGCAGCGGCTGGACAACATCCAGATCAACAGG CCCACATCTACAGGCATGACTCTGACCGAGCTGCCCATCAGTCTGCAGCTGAACATCATGCAGCGTCTGTCAGACGGAAGGGACCTGGTCAGCTTGGGCCAGGTGTGCCCTGAGCTGGGGGCCCTCACTGAGGACCGGCTGCTGTGGAAGAAACTCTGCCAGTACCacttcacagacagacag atcCGAAAGCGCCTGATGGTGTCAGATAAAGGTCACCTGGAGTGGAAGAAGATGTACTTCAAGCTGAGCCGCTGCTACCCTCACAGAGAGGAGTACAGTGACACCCTGCACTTCTGCACACACTGCCACATCCTCTTCTGGAAG GACACAAACCATCCCTGCACAGCCAACAACCCAGAAAGTTGCACCATGTCCCTCTCCCCTCAGGACTTTATCAACCTTTTCAACTTCTGA
- the klhl38b gene encoding kelch-like protein 38 has product MDQPAVEVFHFKDKEQSSSLLLQLNRLRQESVLTDVSLCSDNTEIPCHRNVLVSSSPYFRAMFCNNFMERQQTKIYLKGITPNILSSIIDYVYTGLISISIDIVLPLMQAASMLQYGRLFEACSNFLQMQLSPDNCLSMVRLSEIMSCNTLRDKAKEMAMRSFSDVSASEDLCELSLPELMGYLEDDTLCAEEEQVFETLVAWIHHDPLSRRGAISDLFKKVRLRYIHPTYLFQFIANDPLIQSSTLCTELIESVRRLMFAVSTKCIGNTDFKPLWVAPRRYSYQDMLVVVGGRKNNEQTSREALVFDERSEKWQWLAKLPIRLYKASYVALHSVLYVIGGLTTNTKYSQVSTTVYTLSIKTNQWRTAEPLLEPRFAHQSVSYLHFIFVLGGFGPDRRLTDSVERYNSMFNQWELMAPMPEAVLHPAVAATNQRIYVFGGEDAMQNPVRIIQVYHIARNMWSKMENRTVKNVSAPAAVMDDKIYIIGGYTRRVIAYDTKANRFIKCANLKERRMHHAATVLNHKLYVTGGRSVNGHDVIEDSDSFECYDPKSDTWTSKGTLPYKLFDHGSLTLTHVSQT; this is encoded by the exons ATGGACCAACCAGCGGTCGAGGTCTTCCACTTCAAAGACAAGGAGCAGTCATCCAGCCTGCTCCTGCAGCTCAACAGGCTGAGGCAGGAGAGCGTCCTGACAGATGTGTCGCTGTGTTCAGACAACACAGAGATCCCGTGTCATCGCAACGTCCTGGTCTCCAGCAGCCCCTACTTCAGAGCCATGTTCTGCAACAACTTCATGGAGAGACAGCAGACCAAGATTTACTTGAAGGGCATCACACCGAACATTCTGAGCAGTATCATTGACTACGTTTACACAGGACTCATCAGTATCAGCATTGATATTGTGCTCCCTCTGATGCAAGCGGCGTCCATGTTACAATACGGCCGCCTTTTCGAGGCCTGCTCGAACTTCCTTCAGATGCAGCTGAGCCCTGACAACTGTCTGAGCATGGTACGACTCTCTGAGATCATGAGTTGCAACACTTTGAGGGACAAAGCAAAAGAGATGGCCATGAGGAGCTTCTCCGACGTGTCAGCATCCGAGGACCTGTGTGAGCTCTCCCTGCCGGAGCTCATGGGATACTTGGAGGATGACACTCTATGTGCTGAGGAGGAACAGGTGTTTGAGACGCTTGTTGCCTGGATCCACCACGATCCTTTATCAAGGCGTGGTGCCATCAGTGACCTGTTTAAGAAAGTTCGCCTTCGCTACATCCACCCCACCTACCTCTTCCAATTCATCGCCAACGACCCTCTGATCCAGTCCTCCACCCTGTGCACTGAGCTCATAGAGTCCGTGAGACGCCTGATGTTCGCTGTCAGCACCAAATGTATCGGTAACACAGACTTCAAACCTCTCTGGGTGGCACCGAGGCGCTACTCCTACCAGGACATGTTAGTGGTGGTAGGAGGGAGGAAGAACAACGAGCAGACCTCGAGGGAAGCCCTCGTCTTTGACGAGAGGAGCGAAAAGTGGCAGTGGCTGGCCAAGCTGCCCATTCGTCTGTATAAAGCCTCGTACGTCGCCCTTCACAGTGTCTTGTATGTTATCGGAGGCCtgaccacaaacacaaagtacagccaAGTCAGTACGACCGTCTACACCCTCTCCATCAAGACCAACCAGTGGCGAACAGCAGAGCCCCTGCTGGAGCCACGCTTCGCCCACCAGAGTGTCTCCTACCTGCACTTCATCTTTGTCCTGGGAGGCTTCGGGCCTGACAGACGGCTCACAGACAGTGTGGAGAG GTACAACAGCATGTTCAACCAGTGGGAGCTGATGGCGCCCATGCCTGAGGCCGTGTTGCATCCCGCGGTGGCTGCTACCAACCAGAGGATCTATGTGTTTGGAGGAGAGGACGCCATGCAGAACCCAGTCAGAATAATACAG GTGTATCACATTGCCAGGAACATGTGGTCCAAGATGGAGAACAGAACAGTGAAGAAtgtgtctgctcctgctgccgTTATGGATGACAAAATCTACATCATCGGAG GATACACCAGGAGAGTGATCGCTTACGACACCAAGGCCAACCGGTTCATCAAGTGTGCCAAcctgaaggagaggaggatgcaCCACGCTGCCACCGTTCTCAATCACAAACTTTACGTCACCGGCGGACGTTCCGTCAACGGACACGATGTCATTGAGGACTCGGACAGTTTTGAGTGCTACGACCCAAAGTCAGACACTTGGACATCCAAGGGAACGCTGCCGTATAAACTGTTCGACCATGGCTCCCTGACTCTGACGCATGTCTCACAGACGTGA